The proteins below come from a single Alphaproteobacteria bacterium genomic window:
- a CDS encoding multidrug effflux MFS transporter — translation MDMGKEAPPAASTRLRPEFIALMALMISIVALSTDAMLPALAVIGRDLGVTEANSNQLVVTAFFLGLAFGQLFFGPLSDSIGRKPAINLGFAIFAVGCVLSLTATDMTMMLAGRVLQGIGAAGPRTVAVALIRDQYAGRAMARIMSFVMAVFILVPVAAPALGQGIMVFADWHGIFWLFLALAIGASIWLTARQPETLPREKRRAFSLARIGKAAWEVCRTRAAIGSAAAAGLIFSAMIGYLTSSQQIFQDTYGVGDLFPLYFAGLAIGIGGASITNARLVMRLGMRRLTVRALVAIIVLAAVFFAVAASMAGVPPLWAFMVYGIPTFFCMGILFGNLNAMAMEPLGHIAGVGSAVVASLTGFISLALGSLIGQSYDGTVLPLVAGYGVLGVLALLLVRWVGKGREDA, via the coding sequence ATGGATATGGGGAAAGAGGCGCCGCCCGCGGCTTCGACGCGGCTGCGGCCTGAATTTATTGCCCTGATGGCGCTGATGATATCGATCGTCGCGCTCTCGACCGACGCGATGTTGCCGGCGCTCGCGGTCATCGGGCGCGATTTGGGCGTGACCGAAGCCAACAGCAATCAATTGGTGGTGACGGCGTTCTTTCTCGGTCTCGCGTTCGGCCAGCTCTTCTTCGGGCCACTGTCCGACAGCATCGGGCGTAAGCCCGCCATCAATCTGGGGTTTGCGATTTTCGCGGTCGGCTGCGTGCTGTCACTGACCGCGACCGACATGACCATGATGCTGGCCGGGCGGGTGTTGCAGGGGATCGGTGCTGCCGGGCCGCGCACCGTCGCGGTCGCCTTGATTCGCGATCAATATGCCGGGCGCGCAATGGCGCGGATCATGTCGTTCGTAATGGCGGTGTTCATCCTGGTGCCGGTGGCGGCGCCGGCGCTGGGCCAGGGCATCATGGTGTTCGCGGATTGGCACGGCATTTTTTGGTTGTTCCTTGCCCTGGCCATCGGCGCATCGATTTGGTTGACGGCGCGCCAGCCTGAAACGCTGCCGCGGGAAAAGCGTCGGGCGTTCTCGCTGGCCCGAATCGGTAAGGCGGCGTGGGAGGTGTGCCGGACACGCGCGGCGATCGGCAGCGCGGCGGCGGCGGGGCTGATTTTCTCGGCGATGATCGGGTACCTCACGTCTTCGCAACAGATATTCCAAGACACCTACGGCGTCGGCGATTTGTTTCCGCTGTATTTTGCCGGGCTGGCCATCGGGATCGGCGGCGCGTCGATCACCAACGCGCGGTTGGTTATGCGGCTTGGAATGCGGCGGCTGACGGTACGCGCGTTGGTCGCAATCATCGTGTTGGCGGCGGTGTTTTTTGCGGTCGCGGCGTCGATGGCCGGCGTGCCGCCGCTGTGGGCGTTCATGGTCTACGGCATCCCGACATTCTTTTGCATGGGGATTCTGTTCGGCAACCTCAATGCAATGGCGATGGAACCCTTGGGGCATATCGCGGGCGTCGGCTCGGCGGTGGTCGCATCGTTGACTGGGTTCATCTCGCTCGCCTTGGGTTCGCTGATCGGTCAAAGCTACGACGGGACCGTGTTGCCGCTGGTCGCCGGCTACGGGGTGCTTGGCGTGCTGGCATTGCTGCTGGTGCGCTGGGTCGGCAAGGGGCGCGAGGACGCCTAA
- a CDS encoding CaiB/BaiF CoA-transferase family protein has product MTDRRQNAGRRPLDGVRVLEMGQLIAGPFATSVLGYFGAEIIKIEPPKGGDPLRIWRALADDGTSFWWRAMARNKKSVTLDLRTDEGRAIAKRLALKADVLVENFLPGRMEEWGLGPGDLKADNPKLVFTRISGYGQTGPNAQKPGYASVCEGFGGFRYVNGFPDRPPVRPNLSLGDTLASFHAVIGILLALVDRGKVGGEGQVVDVAIYEAVFAAMESIVPEYDGAGIVREPSGSTVTGIVPTNVYRCHDGQQVIIGGNGDSIFKRLMTAAGRADMADDPRLADNAGRVEHEAEIDAALAAWTATLPGPEVIRVLEEVRVPVGPIYSVKDIVEDPQYAARGMIETVEIDGKPLKIPAIAPRLGDTPGRTDWPGPALGAHNDEVLGGLLGIDAEALTALRAKGVV; this is encoded by the coding sequence ATGACCGATCGGAGACAGAACGCAGGCCGCCGCCCCCTCGACGGGGTGAGGGTCCTAGAGATGGGGCAATTGATTGCCGGGCCGTTCGCGACCTCGGTCCTGGGCTATTTCGGTGCCGAGATCATCAAGATCGAGCCGCCCAAAGGGGGCGATCCGCTGCGCATTTGGCGTGCCCTGGCCGACGACGGCACGTCGTTTTGGTGGCGGGCGATGGCGCGTAATAAGAAGTCGGTGACGCTCGATTTACGCACCGACGAGGGCCGGGCCATCGCCAAACGCCTCGCATTGAAGGCCGATGTGCTGGTGGAGAACTTCCTGCCCGGACGGATGGAGGAATGGGGGCTGGGGCCGGGCGACCTGAAGGCCGATAACCCCAAACTCGTCTTTACGCGTATTTCGGGCTATGGCCAGACCGGACCGAATGCCCAAAAGCCGGGTTACGCCTCGGTGTGTGAAGGGTTCGGCGGATTTCGCTACGTCAATGGATTTCCGGACCGACCGCCGGTGCGGCCCAACCTGTCGCTGGGCGATACGCTGGCGTCGTTCCATGCGGTGATCGGGATTTTGCTGGCGCTGGTGGATCGCGGCAAAGTCGGCGGCGAGGGACAAGTGGTCGACGTGGCAATCTACGAAGCGGTATTCGCCGCGATGGAAAGCATCGTGCCGGAATACGACGGCGCCGGGATAGTACGCGAACCGTCGGGCTCGACCGTCACTGGGATCGTGCCGACCAACGTCTACCGCTGCCATGACGGCCAGCAGGTCATCATCGGCGGCAACGGCGATTCGATTTTCAAACGCCTGATGACTGCTGCCGGCCGTGCCGACATGGCGGACGACCCGCGCCTTGCGGATAACGCGGGGCGGGTCGAGCACGAGGCAGAAATCGATGCGGCGCTGGCGGCGTGGACGGCGACCCTGCCGGGTCCTGAGGTGATTCGGGTGCTCGAAGAAGTTCGGGTGCCGGTCGGGCCGATCTATAGCGTCAAGGACATCGTCGAAGATCCGCAATACGCGGCCCGAGGAATGATCGAAACTGTCGAGATCGACGGCAAGCCGCTCAAGATTCCGGCGATCGCGCCGAGATTGGGCGACACACCGGGGCGCACCGATTGGCCGGGGCCGGCGCTTGGCGCCCACAACGACGAGGTGTTGGGCGGGTTGCTGGGGATCGATGCCGAGGCCCTTACCGCCCTGCGCGCCAAGGGCGTGGTATAG